In Trichoderma breve strain T069 chromosome 4, whole genome shotgun sequence, the following proteins share a genomic window:
- a CDS encoding glycosyl hydrolases family 2 domain-containing protein: MPKAKLPLTAWHWRLANSNGNKDAENMPALREWSAVTTFPSVIQTELTAKKLIPDLKIAENEYLTLWVGEVDWEYQCFFNTPPEATGNDEVDLIMEGLDTFATVYLNGAQIYKSDNMFIPARVPIKAALHSVGARNELAILFESPMKVGTALLKKYEVPDNLPKVMKNPRRMAVRKAQCHWGWDWGPVCLTAGPYLPVYLESYCSRIKDVYIVPKLAEDHSSAQVLLNIEVAQASSAASLDISIRDALGDELYQSQIVLGDSDKVSLEFSVRSPKLWWSNGLGDQHLYTAKLILRNSLSNVLDATSRRFGIRNIEVVQKPLDDAPGTTFMFRINGRDIFAQGGNWIPTDTMLPTISRQRYFEWMKLAKFGNLNMIRVWGGGIYESDDFFDACDEMGILVWHDYALACGIYPIHEEFLDSIRKEAEAQTLRMRGRASLALLSGGNEDFILFDHFGYEYDRDNVTGPWDGKPFSHRKIYLDILPNIAAKLAPETQYWANSPYGGATANDTTIGDVHQWAVWHLDQRSYQDYKDLSGRFISEFGMHGFPVNRTVNYFLRGTPKSEQFPQSRVVDCHNKSTGAHMRIARYLAENFRFDIASLKNFGYSSQLMQSEAYSYALRDWKRMFNGPGDERCAGALIWQFNDIYPVTSWAFVDYFLRPKPAFYSIRRYFAPISTSTWTQLEPLDASRVVTLRAGYNTELGHLGAQASWTEDSLVLVEASLVDIESGEVLAREINWPEPFRYLVWPHDTKLTIRVEDEQGLAWENKVTIVSNQPLKGVWLEAIDDGTERDDELEPLWEDNMVDLLPGQEISCRVKGLKGKKISGRFLYDWEI; the protein is encoded by the exons ATGCCGAAAGCCAAGTTACCTCTGACCGCCTGGCACTGGAGGCTGGCCAATTCAAACGGAAACAAAGATGCCGAAAATATGCCTGCTTTAAGGGAATGGAGTGCAGTGACAACTTTCCCATCTGTTATCCAGACCGAGCTCACAGCGAAGAAATTGATCCCAGATCTAAAGATTGCAGAGAACGAGTATCTGACCCTTTGGGTTGGCGAAGTTGATTGGGAGTATCAATGCTTCTTTAATACGCCTCCAGAAGCAACTGGTAATGACGAGGTCGATCTGATCATGGAGGGTCTCGATACCTTTGCCACCGTTTATCTTAATGGAGCTCAGATCTATAAGAGCGATAACATGTTTATCCCAGCCCGCGTTCCTATCAAGGCTGCCCTTCATTCGGTTGGTGCACGAAACGAGCTGGCCATTCTGTTTGAGAGCCCAATGAAGGTGGGGACGGCGCTGCTCAAGAAGTACGAAGTACCGGACAATTTGCCCAAGGTAATGAAAAATCCCAGAAGAATGGCGGTGCGAAAGGCACAG TGTCACTGGGGTTGGGATTGGGGCCCAGTTTGCCTAACTGCAGGGCCATATCTCCCGGTCTACCTTGAATCATATTGCTCGCGCATCAAAGATGTCTACATCGTGCCGAAATTGGCTGAGGATCACTCGTCTGCCCAAGTCTTACTTAACATTGAAGTTGCTCAAGCAAGTAGCGCCGCTAGTCTGGACATCAGCATTCGTGATGCTCTCGGAGATGAGTTATATCAATCACAGATTGTTCTAGGTGATTCCGATAAGGTATCTCTAGAGTTTTCTGTGAGATCTCCAAAGCTGTGGTGGTCGAATGGATTGGGCGATCAGCATCTATACACGGCCAAGCTGATCTTGAGGAACTCTCTATCTAACGTTCTAGATGCAACAAGTCGTCGTTTTGGAATAAGAAACATCGAGGTAGTACAGAAACCTCTCGATGATGCTCCTGGAACTACCTTCATGTTTAGGATTAATGGCCGTGATATTTTCGCTCAAGGCGGAAACTGGATCCCCACAGACACCATGCTTCCTACTATATCTCGACAGCGTTATTTCGAATGGATGAAGCTTGCCAAGTTCGGTAATCTAAACATGATCCGCGTGTGGGGTGGCGGGATTTATGAATCCGACGACTTCTTTGACGCTTGCGACGAAATGGGCATTCTGGTTTGGCACGATTATGCCCTAGCCTGCGGAATATACCCTATTCATGAAGAATTTCTCGACAGCATCAGaaaagaggccgaggcccaGACTCTCAGAATGCGTGGCAGGGCGTCTCTTGCGTTACTAAGTGGTGGAAATGAAGACTTTATACTTTTTGACCATTTTGG CTATGAATACGATCGAGATAACGTCACTGGGCCATGGGACGGCAAGCCTTTCTCTCATCGCAAGATATATCTAGATATCCTCCCCAATATTGCCGCAAAGCTAGCGCCGGAGACACAATATTGGGCCAACTCTCCATATGGTGGTGCTACCGCAAATGATACCACCATCGGCGATGTTCATCAATGGGCTGTCTGGCATTTGGACCAACGCTCTTATCAGGATTACAAAGATCTCAGCGGACGGTTTATCTCTGAATTTGGCATGCATGGCTTCCCCGTGAATCGAACGGTAAATTACTTCCTCCGAGGGACACCCAAGAGCGAGCAGTTCCCACAGTCTCGAGTCGTAGACTGCCATAATAAGTCCACGGGCGCACACATGCGTATTGCGCGATATCTAGCCGAGAACTTCCGTTTTGATATAGCTTCACTGAAGAATTTTGGCTACTCGTCTCAATTGATGCAATCAGAAGCCTACTCATATGCTCTAAGAGACTGGAAGCGCATGTTCAACGGACCCGGTGATGAACGATGTGCTGGAGCACTGATTTGGCAGTTTAACGACATCTATCCGGTCACATCCTGGGCCTTCGTCGACTATTTTTTGCGACCAAAGCCAGCTTTCTACTCCATTCGCCGTTATTTCGCACCCATTTCG ACGAGCACTTGGACTCAACTTGAACCCTTGGACGCGAGCCGGGTGGTCACCCTCAGGGCGGGCTATAACACAGAGCTTGGGCATCTGGGAGCTCAGGCATCTTGGACAGAGGACTCGCTTGTTCTTGTAGAGGCAAGCCTTGTCGATATAGAATCTGGTGAGGTTCTTGCTCGTGAGATAAACTGGCCTGAGCCATTCCGTTATTTGGTTTGGCCGCACGATACAAAGCTCACTATCCGAGTCGAGGACGAACAAGGACTGGCCTGGGAGAACAAGGTCACTATAGTTTCGAATCAACCACTGAAGGGTGTTTGGTTAGAGGCAATTGATGATGGCACGGAGAGGGACGATGAGCTTGAACCACTTTGGGAGGATAATATGGTAGATCTGTTGCCAGGGCAGGAGATAAGTTGTCGAGTTAAAGGCCtgaagggaaagaagattTCAGGAAGGTTTCTATATGATTGGGAGATTTAA
- a CDS encoding fungal specific transcription factor domain-containing protein, whose product MQERLEALEKTLQRLRNATDLERSKLLEEHFNSDITSHENTNVSGHNALPVVERNTEVCTSADDDLANLLDETTVTKNGQIDFFGPTSHYHVQREKGVRIPSRLSVSRETDILYSSLTIRGMPNAACAPATRPRDDLRSALSPEIPEPLVDELLDVYWCWPHHFHLVLCRKIFMRDLSISGPFVTVFLLNCTLSQAARFSDRPNAPESSTFFAKKALECLPEELERGSSIPTLQGLLILSARECTYGRTSQGWIYSGMAFRMMRDLGIHIHPHLLNHRLGGQLTADVLALRQQIFWSCYTWDKAISMCLGRPPMIHERQEVPTPDAWPDGEEMDNDPWCPLLPTPLPPNISLAQKSNTATRFSAYCHLSVMMNEILDTLYARVHTDQELLDGYFEHTIKKLTSWAESLPTDIYLQESTRITSCPPLHILLFNMVYQATIALLCRPFRALDINAKDAATKAAQMIDHLATLHIRRFGFRVLTYLETYTIFVGATVNLLDLKEGNEAEAEAAKARLAFNIAILRSSRSTMSTIQSAEVIEQALAADNSCKPTMITSCTEQFHQDPPSSHLIQETNPEVQPAGMDEAYRSMFVSQDQQFRPMSNQKDLEEFNVFYNLDLEEVSLERMLGSNTLGDIQNFLAEVDSSVIAGNCDLNHDG is encoded by the exons ATGCAAGAGCGACTGGAGGCTCTTGAAAAGACATTACAGAGACTGAGAAATGCCACCGACCTCGAGCGCTCCAAATTACTGGAAGAGCATTTTAACAGTGATATAACGAGTCATGAAAATACAAACGTTTCAGGCCACAATGCTCTGCCTGTGGTTGAACGGAATACAGAAGTCTGCACTTCggcagatgatgatttaGCAAATTTATTGGACGAAACCACCGTTACGAAGAATGGGCAGATAGATTTCTTCGGACCAACAAGCCACTACCACGTGCAACGAGAGAAGGGCGTACGAATCCCCAGTCGGCTCTCTGTGAGCAGGGAAACGGACATCTTGTACAGCTCTCTGACCATTCGTGGTATGCCAAATGCGGCATGCGCACCAGCGACTCGCCCGCGAGATGACTTGCGATCTGCCCTGTCACCAGAAATTCCAGAACCCTTAGTGGACGAGCTACTAGATGTGTATTGGTGTTGGCCACaccatttccatctcgtTCTATGCCGAAAGATCTTCATGA GAGATTTAAGCATTTCTGGACCATTTGTGACAGTATTCCTTCTAAACTGCACATTATCTCAGGCAGCTCGGTTTTCGGACAGGCCTAATGCTCCAGAATCAAGTACTTTTTTTGCCAAGAAGGCACTAGAATGCCTACCCGAAGAACTAGAGAGAGGATCTTCAATCCCAACACTACAGGGCCTGCTGATCCTATCAGCTAGAGAATGTACATACGGTCGAACTTCTCAAGGTTGGATATATTCTGGAATGGCATTTCGAATGATGCGCGATCTTGGCATCCATATTCACCCTCACTTGCTGAATCATCGCCTCGGAGGCCAACTCACCGCAGATGTTTTGGCATTACGGCAACAAATCTTCTGGAGTTGCTACACATGGGATAAAGCTATCAGCATGTGCCTGGGACGCCCACCGATGATTCATGAAAGGCAAGAGGTACCGACTCCAGATGCTTGGCCCGATGGTGAAGAAATGGATAATGATCCCTGGTGTCCTCTTTTACCAACTCCTCTCCCCCCCAACATAAGTCTGGCTCAAAAGTCGAATACTGCAACAAGATTTTCGGCTTATTGTCATCTATCTGTAATGATGAATGAGATTCTCGATACTTTGTACGCGCGCGTTCACACGGATCAAGAACTGCTGGATGGATATTTCGAACATACCATCAAAAAGCTTACCAGCTGGGCTGAATCCCTTCCAACTGACATATACTTGCAAGAAAGCACAAGGATAACATCTTGCCCCCCCTTACATATCCTCCTGTTCAACATGGTATATCAGGCTACTATTGCCTTGTTGTGTCGCCCATTCCGTGCTCTGGACATCAATGCAAAAGATGCAGCTACAAAAGCTGCTCAAATGATCGATCACCTTGCGACACTCCATATTCGCCGATTCGGCTTTCGAGTTCTAACCTACTTAGAAACATATACAATCTTCGTCGGAGCCACAGTTAATCTCTTGGACCtaaaagaaggaaatgaagcagaagcagaagccgccAAAGCACGCTTGGCTTTTAACATTGCAATCCTTCGCAGCTCCCGGAGCACAATGTCAACTATTCAGAGTGCCGAAGTAATTGAACAGGCCCTAGCGGCCGATAATAGTTGTAAACCGACCATGATTACAAGCTGCACAGAACAGTTCCATCAAGACCCACCATCATCCCACTTGATCCAAGAAACGAATCCAGAGGTACAACCGGCAGGTATGGACGAAGCGTATAGGTCTATGTTTGTATCCCAGGATCAACAGTTTAGACCGATGAGTAACCAGAAAGACCTGGAAGAATTTAATGTCTTTTATAATCTGGATCTGGAAGAGGTAAGCCTTGAGCGGATGCTAGGATCTAACACCTTGGGTGATATACAAAACTTCCTCGCGGAGGTCGACTCAAGTGTCATAGCAGGCAATTGTGATTTAAATCACGACGGATAA
- a CDS encoding putative nucleotide-binding of sugar-metabolising enzyme domain-containing protein produces MDLPILSYQDTLERLPPPVLETDLAERINYQVQGRHLGTLVILDDDPTGTQTCHGIKVLTTWDLDILVDEFQSHPSGFFILTNSRALPSGEACALVRQICKSVQQAAYIAKKTFEIVLRGDSTLRGHFPSELDAVEDIIGKADLWIFAPFFSQGHRVTIDDVHYITDIQSDKLIPVARTPFAGDATFGYRNSNLKDYVLEKSGGQIATSAIFSISLQDLRLSGVSGVTQKLLSMPPRSVVIVNAVADADMGIFVQGLLGAKAVGRKCTYRTAASFVSTRLGIQPTPPIGIQQFPRDASSSSTGGLIFAGSYVPTTTRQLTSLIDGRGPLLATVTLDAEQLLADNERARHAILHAVRSVNHHIANGEDTLVMTSRKLIVGDDGHASLNIGGIIAEALVAVLSALETRPRYIIAKGGITSSDAATKGLRIRRAKILGQAAPGIPLWKCDEPGSKFPNLPFVVFPGNVGSDTTLRDLVADWAREL; encoded by the exons ATGGACCTTCCAATTCTTAGCTACCAGGACACCCTGGAGAGGCTCCCACCCCCCGTTCTAGAAACAGATTTAGCCGAGAGAATTAACTACCAGGTCCAAGGACGGCATTTAGGAACATTGGTTATTCTCGATGATGATCCGACAGGTACTCAAACGTGTCACGGCATTAAAGTCCTCACCACTTGGGATTTGGATATTCTAGTAGATGAATTTCAGTCCCACCCTTCAGGCTTTTTTATCTTGACCAACTCCCGCGCATTGCCATCCGGCGAAGCTTGCGCCCTCGTTCGTCAAATTTGTAAATCAGTTCAGCAAGCAGCTTACATCGCGAAGAAAACCTTTGAGATTGTTCTGCGTGGAGACTCGACTCTTCGAGGGCATTTCCCTAGCGAACTCGACGCGGTGGAGGATATTATCGGCAAAGCTGATCTCTGGATttttgccccctttttttctcaagGGCATCGTGTGACTATCGATGACGTCCATTACATTACGGATATACAGTCAGACAAGTTGATCCCCGTAGCCAGGACTCCCTTTGCGGGTGACGCCACGTTCGGTTATCGGAATTCAAACCTCAAAGACTACGTGCTGGAAAAGTCAGGAGGCCAGATAGCGACAAGTGCTATATTTTCAATCTCATTACAAGATTTGCGACTATCAGGTGTGTCAGGCGTGACACAAAAGTTGCTTAGTATGCCACCCCGGTCTGTTGTTATTGTGAATGCAGTGGCCGACGCAGATATGGGGATCTTTGTTCAGGGTTTGCTTGGAG CGAAGGCCGTCGGAAGAAAGTGCACTTACCGCACAGCCGCGTCATTCGTCTCAACGCGCCTAGGAATCCAGCCAACTCCGCCAATCGGTATTCAACAATTCCCGAGAGATGCTTCTTCTAGCAGCACTGGCGGGCTAATTTTCGCTGGATCCTATGTACCTACCACTACCAGGCAGCTGACATCCCTCATCGATGGACGCGGGCCATTGCTTGCCACTGTAACCTTGGACGCGGAACAATTGCTTGCGGACAATGAGCGTGCACGACACGCCATTCTTCATGCTGTTCGTTCTGTTAATCATCACATAGCCAATGGAGAAGACACCCTGGTAATGACGAGCCGGAAATTAATTGTTGGCGATGACGGTCATGCGAGTTTAAATATCGGAGGTATAATCGCCGAAGCTTTAGTGGCAGTCTTATCTGCATTAGAGACAAGGCCGCGATATATTATTGCCAAGGGAGGGATAACTTCCTCCGATGCTGCGACAAAAGGGTTGCGTATACGACGTGCCAAAATTCTGGGGcaagcagctccaggaaTACCACTATGGAAATGTGATGAACCTGGCTCCAAATTTCCTAACCTACCCTTTGTCGTTTTCCCGGGAAACGTTGGCTCGGATACAACACTTAGAGATTTGGTTGCTGATTGGGCTAGAGAGCTTTAG
- a CDS encoding serine aminopeptidase, s33 domain-containing protein, whose amino-acid sequence MSLNRRDVAFPTVDGITLKGWFFPASDKNGPCVIMTPGLTALKEHFVDRFAMAFQEAGIHALLYDPRGFGESHGQRYDSDPVKAQDDYLDAFNYVASLREVDPNRVAYWGSSYSGGVAVTAAAIDHRIKAIIIQAPFVSGELQFETHMNFLDEVLQDRARVCAGEEWPLTHLVASTLEEAEAGTAKVLLSDAVAYQYFQDSNAQGGNWQNKITTMTLLRMLRFEPIQYIHRIAPTPFLMVLGDNDVSVLTSHQLQAFAKAREPKQLHILKNCGHFGPYRFESFEENIAIQLEFLKKHL is encoded by the exons ATGTCACTTAATCGCAGAGACGTAGCGTTTCCCACAGTCGACGGTATTACTCTCAAAGGATGGTTTTTCCCTGCTAGTGACAAGAATGGCCCATGCGTCATCATGACTCCCGGC CTTACGGCATTGAAGGAGCATTTTGTCGATAGGTTTGCTATGGCATTTCAAGAAGCCGGCATCCATGCACTACTATACGACCCTCGAGGATTTGGAGAGAGCCATGGGCAGAGATATGATTCTGACCCAGTTAAAGCACAGGATGATTATCTTGACGCTTTTAACTATGTGGCATCTCTTCGAGAAGTGGATCCTAACCGTGTCGCCTACTGGGGATCTAGTTACTCTGGAGGAGTGGCCGTGACTGCCGCAGCGATCGACCATCGCATTAAAGCAATAATTATTCAAGCGCCCTTTGTTTCGGGTGAACTGCAATTTGAAACACACATGAATTTCCTCGATGAGGTTCTTCAAGACCGCGCACGCGTATGTGCCGGAGAAGAGTGGCCACTTACTCACCTTGTTGCTTCAactcttgaagaagcagaagcagggaCAGCAAAGGTCCTGCTTTCGGATGCAGTGGCATATCAATACTTCCAGGATAGTAATGCACAAGGCGGCAATTGGCAAAACAAAATTACCACCATGACTCTTCTGAGAATGCTTCGGTTTGAGCCTATACAATATATTCATCGTATAGCACCAACGCCGTTCTTGATGGTGCTAGGAGACAACGACGTCAGTGTTCTTACATCGCATCAGCTGCAGGCTTTTGCAAAGGCTCGCGAACCCAAGCAGCTCCATATTTTGAAGAACTGTGGCCATTTTGGCCCATACCGATTTGAGTCCTTTGAGGAAAATATTGCAATTCAGCTCGAGTTCTTGAAAAAGCATTTGTAG